Proteins encoded in a region of the Candidatus Scalindua japonica genome:
- a CDS encoding VWA domain-containing protein yields MKSFGGLDILQRFSRIPNTTCNITKGLMISASFCGLCMVLVGPKWQTTEEYFEKEGMEIVFVLDVSLSMLAEDVKPNRLQRAKIEMENLIKGLENDYLGLVVFAGRAFSMLPYLTTDYDSIYLRILRMINENYARFVPYGTNVGNALLVAIESFSKEEREKVIIFLTDGEEQLAVRSQVAEAVKMLMERKDISVYLIGIGDLQEYSPIPKKDKNGHTIGYELDIEDNTIMTRPDPELLQEIADVTGGRYIHDATGDELKGIFEGVIAEHRKVLGVKTRNTVKDISQYFLGGVLIFLVFFLLL; encoded by the coding sequence TTGAAGAGTTTTGGCGGGCTAGATATTTTACAGAGATTCAGCAGGATACCGAATACAACCTGCAATATCACCAAAGGTTTAATGATCAGCGCCTCATTTTGCGGTCTGTGTATGGTCCTGGTTGGGCCGAAGTGGCAGACTACTGAAGAGTATTTTGAGAAGGAGGGTATGGAGATTGTCTTTGTTCTGGATGTGTCACTGAGTATGCTGGCGGAGGATGTAAAACCTAACAGACTGCAAAGGGCAAAAATTGAGATGGAAAACTTGATTAAGGGCCTTGAGAATGATTATTTGGGTCTGGTAGTATTTGCAGGACGGGCATTTTCCATGCTTCCTTATCTGACAACAGATTATGATAGCATTTATTTGAGAATTTTGCGTATGATTAATGAGAACTACGCGCGTTTTGTCCCGTACGGTACAAATGTTGGAAATGCTCTACTTGTTGCAATTGAGTCGTTCAGCAAGGAGGAGAGAGAGAAGGTAATTATCTTTCTTACTGACGGAGAGGAGCAGTTGGCAGTTAGAAGCCAGGTGGCGGAAGCGGTAAAGATGCTTATGGAGAGGAAGGATATCTCGGTTTATTTGATAGGAATTGGAGACCTGCAGGAGTATTCTCCAATCCCTAAAAAGGACAAAAATGGACATACAATTGGTTACGAGCTTGATATAGAGGATAATACGATTATGACAAGGCCTGATCCTGAATTATTACAGGAAATTGCGGATGTAACCGGTGGTAGATATATCCATGATGCGACTGGAGATGAGCTTAAGGGTATTTTTGAGGGAGTTATAGCGGAACATAGAAAAGTTTTAGGGGTAAAGACCAGAAATACCGTTAAAGATATTTCGCAATACTTTCTAGGTGGTGTGTTGATTTTTCTCGTATTTTTTTTGTTGTTGTAA
- a CDS encoding vWA domain-containing protein gives MNLGNPIFLLVLIPFIVLIFLRREGKYLGYSSTRHIEETKSVKTYVRRLPKILCFITVLFAALAFARPQSSYHEAEVTYQGREIILSIDTSFSMTGEAMEKVRDISKDFIRKRSHDMIGITMYGTDAVVVVLPTWETELLEKSLDRIKPHHVGVRTAIGEGLFTSILALIERDMGQVFEIKKLRKSINRDEGLGKYALDFVKMVQGRGSMKNKVIILFTDGIYNVGINPTRPLRFIKRLGVKVHVVSVPASAETGVEHEQAAERTASLRKGVESTGGKLFEAENYEEVERFYSEIDKIEKEKIIMQTVVKKKDLFLVPTAISICFLLGMIVIESIWLKIP, from the coding sequence ATGAATCTGGGAAATCCTATTTTTCTACTGGTATTGATTCCTTTTATTGTCTTGATTTTTTTAAGAAGAGAAGGAAAATATTTAGGCTATTCAAGCACAAGGCATATAGAAGAGACTAAAAGCGTTAAGACTTATGTGAGACGATTGCCAAAAATACTCTGCTTCATTACCGTATTATTTGCAGCACTTGCATTTGCGAGGCCCCAATCCAGCTATCATGAAGCAGAAGTCACATACCAGGGACGTGAAATAATACTGTCTATAGATACTTCGTTCAGTATGACCGGTGAGGCTATGGAAAAAGTCAGAGACATTTCAAAAGATTTTATAAGGAAAAGAAGCCATGATATGATAGGGATTACCATGTACGGAACTGACGCGGTAGTTGTAGTGCTTCCTACCTGGGAAACAGAGTTGCTGGAGAAGTCGTTAGACAGGATCAAACCTCATCATGTTGGTGTGAGGACAGCTATCGGAGAGGGACTTTTTACTTCAATTCTTGCACTTATTGAAAGGGACATGGGGCAGGTTTTTGAAATCAAAAAATTGAGAAAAAGTATTAACAGGGATGAAGGGCTTGGTAAGTATGCTCTGGATTTTGTGAAAATGGTACAGGGAAGAGGCTCGATGAAAAACAAGGTTATAATCCTGTTTACAGACGGCATATATAATGTGGGTATAAACCCGACAAGGCCTCTTCGTTTTATTAAGAGGCTCGGGGTAAAAGTACACGTAGTCTCCGTGCCTGCCTCTGCTGAGACAGGTGTAGAGCATGAACAAGCTGCTGAAAGAACGGCATCGTTAAGGAAGGGTGTTGAATCAACAGGTGGGAAATTGTTTGAAGCGGAGAACTATGAGGAGGTTGAAAGGTTTTATTCAGAGATTGACAAAATAGAAAAGGAAAAGATAATAATGCAAACTGTTGTAAAGAAGAAAGATCTCTTCCTTGTTCCAACGGCGATAAGTATATGCTTCCTGTTAGGGATGATAGTAATAGAAAGTATATGGTTGAAGATTCCGTAA